Within Phycisphaerales bacterium, the genomic segment GTCGAGCGCGGGCTCCATCTGCTGCTGCCGACATTGTGTCCTCAGCAGGTCGCTGTAGAGCTGAATCGCACCCAACGGATTGCGGACTTCGTGGGCGACCCCGGCAGCCATTTCACCCAGTGCCGCCAAGCGGCGGCGCAGCTCCAGTTCACGGTCCTTACTCGCCAGTTCTTCGCGCAGCCGTACGACTTCCTGCTGGAGCACCTGGTGCGTCTCCTGCAGGCGCGCGGTGACATTGAGATATTCGCGCAAGACATTGGAGAGTTCCGCTTCCGGCGGTGCGGCGGGTGCAGGCATCGCGTCGACACTCCTCGCAGTGCGGGTCCACACTCTCGGCCAGACCTAACCGGAGACGTCCGCCGACGCATTTGCGCCGGCCGATGACGTCTGGCGAGCGTATGCGGCGTTCGCCGTGCGGCCCCCGGCCAGACCCGTCAGCTCGTTCGCAACACCCTGCTTGCGGGCCGACAGCAGCGCCGTGTCCTCCTGGTCCGTACGCAGGATCACGCGCAGAAGCCCATTGATATCCTGCAACAGGCCCGAGGCGGTGATGCGGCGCGACTCCGGCAATCCCGCGTACATCTCGTCCCAGTTGCGTCGATAGGGCGCGAGCTGGTCGTTCAGCCGCGCGAGTGCCGCGACGAGGTCTTGGCGATCGCGCAGGATGGTGAGCAGCATCTCCGGCCGATCGCCGGAAATCAGGGCGCGCTGCCGGTCGCTGAGCTCGCGCAGCTTGCGATAGAGGTCGCGCTGCTGTTCGAGCAGCCGGATCAGTTCCGCCGGGTCGAGAGTGCCTGGCGTGGGCGTCATGTCCGAGACTCCTCTGTCAGATGGCCGCTACGGCGCGGCGGCGAACACGTCCTCAAAAAGCCGGGATTGGGAGACCACGTCGAGAAATCGCTCCCACTCGTCACGATCGAGACCGGCGAGTGAGGACTGGGTAAGCGTCGGCATACTGCGGAGCAACCAGCGGGCCCGTTCGATCGCGCGCCCCGCCTCGGTCACATCACCCAACCGCAGATGCACGTTGGCGATCTGAAGGTGCGCCATCAGCGCCGCGGGCTGGTTGTTGTAGCGCGCCGTGACCTGGCGGTAGATCCGCAGCGCCGTGTCCAGGGCGGCGGGTTCATTCAATTCGTAGTAACAGTCCGCGCGGTATTGGAGGGATAGCCGCGTCAGCAGCGCCGTCGCCGGTGTCACGGCCTGGACAGACTGGGCATCCAGGTCCGTCAGCAGGGCAGCGTACAGGTCGGCCGCACGTCGGAAGCGCACCGCACTTTCGGACAACGCCGCTTCGGGCGCTACGCCGGGCCCGGCCCCCGTCCGCAATTGGTACGCGCTGCGGCGATACGCATCCGCCAGCATGAATCGCGCCCGCAGGTGATCAGAGCTTTCGGGATACAGCCGGAGGTAGTCTTCCAGCCGCCCGATCTCATCGGCATAACGCTGCTGGTAGTCGTAGAGTTCGCACAGTGTCAGCAGGGCTTCACGGTACACCGCCGCATCGGGCGCCACGGTGCCGTCGGTCAAGAGGGTCACGAGGCGCAGTTCGGCCTCGTCGAAGTGCTCCGACCCCAGCCCGACCAGCGCCGCCGCACTCATCAACCGCGCCCGGGCAGCTTCTTCCAGCTTGGGATACTCCGCCGCGACGCGCTGGTACCAGGCGAGCGCATCCTGTGGCCGGCGGTGGGCCTCCGAAACACGCCCCAGTTGCAGCAGCGCCGCCGGCATGCGCGGATGATCGCTCCGGCCGTCCACGAATGCCTGGAGCACCCGCTGCAGCGCTCCCAGTCGTCCGGCACGGTCGTACGCCTCCGCCGCAGTCCAGAGCAGATCGGCCAAGCGCGGCTCGTCGAATCGTGCATACACAGCGGCGTGTTCCAGCGCGATCCCTCCGCGCTCATCGAAGTCTCGCGCGGTTTCACCCGCCGAGGCCGCCGCCGCAGTCAGGCAAGCCCTTCCCAGACGCTCATACCAATCCAGCCGGGCGGCCTCCTGGCTGGTCGGAGTCAGTTCTGCCGCGAGCGCCAGGTAATCCAAGGCCGCCCCGTAAGAACCCAGTTCCCAGGATGTCTGGAAAAGTCGCGCCAGTGCCGCCTGCAATTCACCGACGGCGTGCACTCGCCGGGCGTTGTGCAATCCCGGCACTTCGAGCGCAGCGCGAAAAGCCGCCATCGCCGCTGCCTCGTGGCCGAGAGTCCCCAGCGCCAACCCCCGTCCGATTTCGGCCGCCACGTGCAACCCGGGTTCCGGCTGATACGCGAGTGCGGCTTCGAAGCTCGCCAGGGCATCTTCCGGCCGCATCAGTTCCAGGTCGATACGCCCCAGCAGCCAGCGGTTCAAGCTCGGCAAGTGACCGAACTCGTCCAGCCCCAGCGGTACCCGCGGGGCATCGGTCAGCCAGTCATCGACCCACCGTGCCACGGGTGCAGCGGCGTCCGGTTGCCCTTCGTACAAGGTCACGAGGGCATCGAGATGCTCGCGATAGCCGCGCAGATCGGACGTGGCGAGCGTCCCGCCGTGCGCATCGAGCAACTCGCGCGCCCGCAGAGTATCGCGCTCGTCGAGTGCGTCTGTGACGGCATACCGAAGTGCCCACCATAAGAAGGGCGCGGTCGCCCCCGGGTCATGCAGCACATGATCGAGGATGCGGCGACGTTCGAAACGTGCTTCCGGCCGTTCGGCCAGGAGATCCACGACAGCCCGCAAGGCGGTGCGCCGATCGTCCGTGGGAAGCCCCGCATCCAACGCCGCCCGGAAACTGCCAAGAGCCGCTTCCTCGTGCCCCAGCCACAAGCGCGCAAACGCCACCCGGAGGAACATCTCGGCTGTATCCGGCCGCCCCAGTTCTTGCGCCTGCCGCGCGTGTTCCATCAGATTTTGCAGGTTGAGCGGCTCGTGCCGGTGCGCGCGTTGCTCCGCACGGTACAGCACGCCCGTCATGCGCTCGTGGAGCATGCCGCGTTCGCCGGGCGGCAGCGGTGGTTCCAGCGCCAGCAGGTTACCGATGGCATCGGCCGCGGCAGCGAAATCCTCGGCTTCCTCCAGCAGTGCCAGGTCCGCCAGAGCGACAGCGAAATCCACCTGCGGTGGCGGCGGCACCATACGGTACAGGGCCACGCCGACCGCGGTCGCCGCGATCAGCGCCACCGGCACCTGCCACCGGCCGACGAACATCTCTCGTGCTGTGCGGGGAATGCCGCGAACGCTCATCCTGAGCCCTGGAGATCGCTTCCAGCGAATCACCGCGACCGGACCACCGTCGGCCCGCCGCGGTCACCTTGTCTATCGGTCGGTTTCCTGGCACGGCTGCATCGAAACTGCGCGTCGAAGTTGCGCGAAGTCGCGGGATCACACCTACAGTTAGAATGGACTCCGCCCCGATAGACTGGCGCAGCCCAGGACCCGTCGCCTGCGGACAGCGCCTGCTCGACAGGTCCGGTATACAAGCGAACCGCCCCATGGCCGCGGTCCGAACACAAGTTGTTCTCGTTACGGAAGATGCCGACCTCCGCCGTGCGGCGGAACGGACGCGCCCGGGGAGTGCCGATCTCCATCTCGTGGCCCCCGCAAACTGGCCCTCAGCCGGTGTCGGCCTGGTGGGTGAACGCTGGCTGGATCTCGAAACTGTCGCCGCGGTCCCCCCCTGCAGTGGTCGCCGTGTGTATTTCTATACCGATCCCGCGGCCACAAGTGTGGAGCGGCCACCGGGAATCTACATCCGCAAACCGTGCAATGAAACCACCTGCGCGGTGCTTTGGACCGGAGCGGACCTCGCCGAACGCCCGGCGGGCGCGCCGTTCTTGGGCTCCGGCAGCGACCTTCCGCCGGCTTCACTGGTTGACCTGCCCGGCTGGGTAACGGCCTTCCACGACCTCGATCTCAAACGCCTCTGCCGCCGTTGTGTGGTTGAACTGCCAGGGCGACTCGGGTTCTCCGCTGCTTCGTTGTACCTGCATGACTCCGACCGTGGGTTGCTGACCCTGGCAGAAACAACGCATGTCCGGCCCATCGACCTCGCGGTGCGCGTCGCGCCAGGCGACCGGCTCATGACCCAGGTGGCCCGCGACGGCCACCCGCTTTGGACACGTTCTGCCACTCAGGAGCGCGCCCTGCGGGGACTGCCGGTACCGGCCGCAGAACTCTACCCGGATGATGCCTGCCTCGTGGCACCGCTCGGCTGTGACGGCCAACTCACAGCGATACTGAATTGTTCGCAACCGGTCGCGACGGACCCGCCACTGGAAACGAGCGAGGTGCACGCGGCCCTTGATTTCGTCGGGCGCTGTCTCCAGCATGCCCGGATGCATGATCAGGCCCGCATCGAAGCCCGTGTCGATGGGCTCACCGGCCTGTTCAACCAACGCTGGATGTACGAGGCCCTGGCGCGCGAAATCAGGCGCGCCCACCGCTTCAATGCCACGCTCTCGGTGCTGCTCATCGACCTCGATGACCTGAAGCATGTCAACGACCAAGCCGGACACGCTGCCGGTGACACCCTTCTGCGTCATGTGGCCGGTCGCATCACTTCAGTCTTGCGCCAATTCGACTGCGCCGCGCGCGTCGGCGGTGATGAGTTCATCGTCATGCTGCCCGCTACGGATCTGCGCGGCGCGCGGCACGTCGGCAAGCGTCTGCTCGACGCCATTCGTGCACAGCCGGCGTATTTTCGCGACACCCCCCTACCAACGACCGCGAGCATCGGGGCCGCTGAGTGGGAGCCGAGCTGGTCCGCGGCGATGCTGCTTGAAG encodes:
- a CDS encoding tetratricopeptide repeat protein, which gives rise to MFVGRWQVPVALIAATAVGVALYRMVPPPPQVDFAVALADLALLEEAEDFAAAADAIGNLLALEPPLPPGERGMLHERMTGVLYRAEQRAHRHEPLNLQNLMEHARQAQELGRPDTAEMFLRVAFARLWLGHEEAALGSFRAALDAGLPTDDRRTALRAVVDLLAERPEARFERRRILDHVLHDPGATAPFLWWALRYAVTDALDERDTLRARELLDAHGGTLATSDLRGYREHLDALVTLYEGQPDAAAPVARWVDDWLTDAPRVPLGLDEFGHLPSLNRWLLGRIDLELMRPEDALASFEAALAYQPEPGLHVAAEIGRGLALGTLGHEAAAMAAFRAALEVPGLHNARRVHAVGELQAALARLFQTSWELGSYGAALDYLALAAELTPTSQEAARLDWYERLGRACLTAAAASAGETARDFDERGGIALEHAAVYARFDEPRLADLLWTAAEAYDRAGRLGALQRVLQAFVDGRSDHPRMPAALLQLGRVSEAHRRPQDALAWYQRVAAEYPKLEEAARARLMSAAALVGLGSEHFDEAELRLVTLLTDGTVAPDAAVYREALLTLCELYDYQQRYADEIGRLEDYLRLYPESSDHLRARFMLADAYRRSAYQLRTGAGPGVAPEAALSESAVRFRRAADLYAALLTDLDAQSVQAVTPATALLTRLSLQYRADCYYELNEPAALDTALRIYRQVTARYNNQPAALMAHLQIANVHLRLGDVTEAGRAIERARWLLRSMPTLTQSSLAGLDRDEWERFLDVVSQSRLFEDVFAAAP
- a CDS encoding sensor domain-containing diguanylate cyclase, with amino-acid sequence MAAVRTQVVLVTEDADLRRAAERTRPGSADLHLVAPANWPSAGVGLVGERWLDLETVAAVPPCSGRRVYFYTDPAATSVERPPGIYIRKPCNETTCAVLWTGADLAERPAGAPFLGSGSDLPPASLVDLPGWVTAFHDLDLKRLCRRCVVELPGRLGFSAASLYLHDSDRGLLTLAETTHVRPIDLAVRVAPGDRLMTQVARDGHPLWTRSATQERALRGLPVPAAELYPDDACLVAPLGCDGQLTAILNCSQPVATDPPLETSEVHAALDFVGRCLQHARMHDQARIEARVDGLTGLFNQRWMYEALAREIRRAHRFNATLSVLLIDLDDLKHVNDQAGHAAGDTLLRHVAGRITSVLRQFDCAARVGGDEFIVMLPATDLRGARHVGKRLLDAIRAQPAYFRDTPLPTTASIGAAEWEPSWSAAMLLEAADYAMYRAKSRGRDRLVCRARGLPLPEAPPTTTIAGSESRFAAEISDLILAPRPTPDSSVPPIAR